Proteins co-encoded in one Halorussus lipolyticus genomic window:
- a CDS encoding redox-regulated ATPase YchF — protein sequence MISIALAGKPNAGKSTFYKSATMADVDVANYPFTTIDANRGVSHVRTDCPCLERDERCRDENCHDGKRYVPIELLDVAGLVPGAHEGKGLGNQFLDELTNADAIVNVVDASGGTNEEGEPVEVGTYDPVEEVDFIEEEMDQWLASIIDRNWESVERKSRSPDFDIDDALADMLTGFGATEADVAASLREIEYPEDPIQWTDDHREALARDVRARTKPIILVANKADIAPPENIERLKETGKPVIAATAEGELALRQAENAGAIDYNPGDDDFEILGDLSDEQSAGLDQIREVMQEWGGTGVQEALNTAVYDLLDQITAYPVQNESKWTDAKGNVLPDAFLLRRGSTPTDLAYAVHSDIGDGYLHAVNGKTNREISDDYELEEGDVVKIVSTAK from the coding sequence ATGATTTCCATCGCGCTGGCGGGCAAGCCCAACGCGGGCAAGTCAACCTTCTACAAGTCTGCGACTATGGCCGACGTGGATGTGGCTAACTACCCGTTCACGACCATCGACGCCAACCGCGGCGTCAGTCACGTCCGAACCGACTGCCCCTGTCTCGAACGCGACGAGCGGTGCAGAGACGAGAACTGCCACGACGGCAAGCGATACGTCCCCATCGAACTGCTGGACGTGGCCGGCCTCGTCCCCGGTGCCCACGAGGGCAAGGGCCTCGGCAACCAGTTCTTGGACGAGTTGACCAACGCCGACGCAATCGTCAACGTCGTGGACGCCTCCGGCGGGACCAACGAGGAGGGCGAACCGGTCGAAGTCGGCACCTACGACCCGGTAGAGGAAGTGGACTTCATCGAGGAGGAGATGGACCAGTGGCTGGCAAGCATCATCGACCGCAACTGGGAATCGGTCGAGCGCAAGTCCCGGTCGCCGGACTTCGACATCGACGACGCGCTGGCCGACATGCTGACCGGATTCGGCGCGACGGAGGCCGACGTGGCCGCCAGCCTCCGGGAAATCGAGTACCCCGAGGACCCCATCCAGTGGACCGACGACCACCGGGAAGCCCTCGCCAGAGACGTTCGCGCCCGGACCAAGCCCATCATCCTCGTGGCGAACAAGGCCGACATCGCGCCGCCGGAGAACATCGAGCGCCTCAAGGAGACCGGCAAGCCCGTGATTGCGGCCACCGCCGAGGGCGAGTTGGCCCTCCGACAGGCCGAGAACGCGGGGGCCATCGACTACAATCCCGGCGACGACGACTTCGAGATTCTGGGCGACCTCTCCGACGAGCAGTCCGCGGGCCTCGACCAGATTCGAGAGGTCATGCAGGAGTGGGGCGGCACGGGAGTTCAGGAGGCGCTCAACACCGCGGTCTACGACCTGCTGGACCAGATTACGGCCTACCCGGTCCAGAACGAATCGAAGTGGACCGACGCGAAGGGTAACGTCCTGCCCGACGCCTTCTTGCTACGGCGCGGTTCGACGCCCACGGACTTGGCCTACGCGGTCCACTCCGACATCGGCGACGGCTATCTGCACGCCGTGAACGGGAAGACGAATCGGGAGATTAGCGACGACTACGAACTGGAGGAGGGCGACGTGGTGAAAATCGTGAGTACCGCCAAGTAG
- a CDS encoding alpha/beta fold hydrolase, which produces MEIEGPWTHEQAIVGDVRLHYVTAGDDDDPLVVLLHGFPEFWYSWREQIPALADAGYRVVAPDMRGYNRSEKPHGVRSYRTEELAEDVANLIEHFDRDEARVVGHDWGGVVAWEVAIRHPEVVEQLAVLNAPHPAAYRRELARNAEQWKRSWYAMAFQIPWLPEAWLGAQDAARVETLFRETATPDTFSDDDLRRYRAAASRPGALTAAINYYRALFRENLASEAKRLVGRGSRTLDVDAPTLLLWGERDDALSVHLTEDLDRWVPDLRVERFPEATHWVQHDEAEAVSESLVEFFGSS; this is translated from the coding sequence ATGGAAATTGAAGGCCCGTGGACGCACGAGCAGGCTATCGTCGGCGACGTGCGACTCCACTACGTCACGGCTGGAGACGACGACGACCCGCTCGTGGTTCTGCTACACGGGTTCCCCGAGTTCTGGTACTCGTGGCGCGAACAGATTCCGGCGCTGGCAGACGCCGGGTACCGCGTCGTCGCCCCTGACATGCGGGGGTACAACCGGTCGGAGAAGCCCCACGGCGTCCGAAGCTACCGGACAGAGGAGTTAGCCGAGGACGTGGCAAATCTTATCGAACACTTCGACCGCGACGAGGCCCGCGTCGTCGGCCACGACTGGGGTGGGGTGGTCGCGTGGGAGGTAGCGATTCGCCACCCCGAGGTCGTCGAGCAACTGGCGGTGCTGAACGCGCCCCATCCGGCGGCCTACCGCCGGGAACTCGCCAGAAACGCCGAGCAGTGGAAGCGGTCGTGGTACGCGATGGCCTTCCAGATTCCGTGGCTTCCGGAGGCGTGGCTTGGCGCACAGGACGCCGCCAGAGTCGAAACGCTGTTCCGCGAGACGGCGACGCCCGACACCTTCAGCGACGACGACCTCCGGCGGTATCGAGCGGCCGCCTCCCGGCCGGGTGCGCTGACCGCCGCCATCAACTACTATCGGGCGCTCTTTCGGGAGAACCTCGCCAGCGAGGCCAAGCGACTGGTCGGCCGGGGAAGTCGAACCCTCGACGTGGACGCGCCGACCCTGCTTCTGTGGGGTGAACGGGACGACGCGCTGAGCGTCCACCTGACCGAAGACTTGGACCGGTGGGTGCCCGACCTGCGAGTCGAGCGATTCCCCGAGGCCACCCACTGGGTCCAGCACGACGAGGCCGAGGCGGTGTCCGAGTCGCTGGTCGAGTTCTTCGGGAGTAGCTAG
- a CDS encoding DUF7282 domain-containing protein has translation MTRQTAVLAVVALMVVGTGVALAGGVPSATDDAPMAQDTETTTAMDGNETTAADGETMGNETTTMADGGMAENATASVIFLNQSAGFTFTGENPNTTTVLIERVVVPEGGFLVIHEAQNVSGDYAPADNVSVGPVVGNSTYLEPGDHSNVVVELDERINESQTLVAMPHRDTNDNQRYEFPEADDPYVTDGSPVIETAYIIVDYDVIDANLGDDAANETTTEM, from the coding sequence ATGACACGACAGACAGCAGTCCTCGCAGTCGTCGCGCTGATGGTCGTCGGAACCGGGGTCGCCTTGGCGGGTGGCGTCCCGTCTGCGACCGACGACGCGCCGATGGCACAGGACACCGAGACCACGACCGCAATGGACGGCAACGAGACGACTGCCGCCGACGGCGAGACGATGGGGAACGAGACGACGACCATGGCCGACGGCGGAATGGCTGAGAACGCAACCGCGAGCGTCATCTTCCTCAACCAGAGCGCGGGCTTCACCTTCACGGGTGAGAATCCGAACACGACGACAGTGCTGATAGAGCGCGTCGTCGTCCCCGAAGGCGGCTTCCTCGTGATTCACGAGGCCCAGAACGTCTCGGGCGACTACGCCCCCGCAGACAACGTGTCGGTGGGTCCGGTGGTCGGCAACTCGACCTACCTCGAACCCGGCGACCACAGTAACGTCGTCGTGGAACTCGACGAGCGAATCAACGAGAGCCAGACGCTCGTCGCCATGCCCCACCGCGACACGAACGACAACCAGCGATACGAGTTCCCCGAGGCCGACGACCCATACGTGACTGACGGTTCGCCGGTCATCGAAACCGCGTACATCATCGTGGACTACGACGTCATCGACGCGAATCTCGGTGACGACGCCGCGAACGAAACCACGACCGAGATGTAG
- a CDS encoding UbiA family prenyltransferase, giving the protein MPISRRDSGVVPALAALASQVHPVFMLPPVACSLFGGVLAGQFAPVVGLLHATAIFSAVYTAHVKDGYVDFYVRDEDDDHPLSERGCKTALAGSTALFFTCLLALWVVAGLGTALLTLPAWLIAYHHAPQLDTNPVTATTGYPLGIALALLGGFHAQAGALAPIALAFSAVFLVLLSGVKVIDDAQDFEYDKSIQKRTVAVTLGPRRARTAAYALMATSLLLVVALAALAVFPPSSVAAVAGFGAVAGVARRADPELATMLLVRGSYLFLALLLVAVWFRPLA; this is encoded by the coding sequence ATGCCCATCTCGCGCCGGGATTCCGGCGTCGTCCCCGCCCTCGCCGCGCTGGCCTCGCAGGTCCACCCCGTGTTCATGCTCCCGCCGGTCGCCTGCTCGCTGTTCGGCGGCGTACTAGCCGGGCAGTTCGCACCAGTGGTCGGTCTCCTCCACGCCACCGCCATCTTCTCGGCGGTGTACACCGCCCACGTCAAGGACGGCTACGTCGATTTCTACGTCCGCGACGAGGACGACGACCATCCCCTCTCCGAGCGAGGGTGCAAGACTGCGCTCGCCGGTTCGACCGCGCTCTTTTTCACCTGCCTGCTGGCGCTCTGGGTCGTCGCGGGCCTCGGGACCGCACTGCTCACGCTCCCGGCGTGGCTCATCGCGTACCACCACGCCCCGCAGTTGGACACCAACCCCGTGACCGCCACGACCGGGTACCCACTCGGCATCGCCTTGGCGCTTCTGGGCGGGTTTCACGCACAGGCCGGGGCGCTGGCTCCCATCGCTCTCGCCTTCTCTGCGGTGTTCCTCGTCCTGCTGTCGGGCGTGAAGGTCATCGACGACGCCCAAGACTTCGAGTACGACAAGTCCATCCAGAAGCGCACCGTCGCAGTGACTCTCGGTCCTCGGCGCGCCCGGACCGCGGCCTACGCCCTGATGGCGACTTCGTTGCTCCTCGTCGTCGCGCTGGCCGCGCTGGCGGTCTTTCCGCCGAGTAGCGTGGCCGCCGTCGCTGGCTTCGGTGCCGTCGCGGGAGTCGCCCGCCGTGCCGACCCCGAATTGGCGACGATGTTGTTGGTCCGGGGGTCGTACCTGTTTCTGGCGCTCCTGCTCGTTGCGGTCTGGTTCCGACCGCTCGCGTGA
- a CDS encoding pyridoxal phosphate-dependent aminotransferase — translation MTDFSDRVEQVSISGIREVFEAAGEDAINLGIGQPDFPTPEHARQAAVEAIEEGAADAYTSNKGTLELREAISAKHERDNDFAVPPENLIATAGGSEALHLAMEAHVDAGEEVIFPDPGFVSYDALTRIAGGEPKPVALREDLTMDPADVEEAITDDTAAFIVNSPANPTGAVQTEEDMREFARIADEHDVLCISDEVYEHIVFEGDHYSPMEFAESDNVVVVNACSKTYSMTGWRLGWVAGSERRIERMLRVHQYVQACASAPAQFAAEAALSGPQNAVDEMVSAFEERRDVLLDGFADMGLDCPTPKGAFYAMPNVPEGWTDEVLDRGVVVVPGEAFGDHGEGYARISYATDMESLKEAIEIMREATNAVR, via the coding sequence ATGACGGACTTCTCCGACAGGGTCGAGCAGGTGTCGATAAGCGGTATCCGCGAAGTGTTCGAGGCCGCGGGCGAGGACGCCATCAACCTCGGAATCGGGCAACCCGACTTCCCGACGCCCGAACACGCCCGACAGGCCGCAGTCGAGGCCATCGAGGAGGGCGCGGCCGACGCCTACACCTCCAACAAGGGGACGCTGGAACTCCGCGAGGCCATCAGCGCGAAACACGAGCGAGACAACGACTTCGCGGTCCCGCCTGAGAACCTGATTGCGACGGCGGGCGGGAGCGAGGCGCTCCACCTCGCCATGGAGGCCCACGTCGATGCCGGTGAGGAGGTCATCTTCCCCGACCCCGGATTCGTCTCCTACGACGCGCTGACCCGCATCGCGGGCGGCGAACCGAAACCAGTCGCGCTCCGCGAGGACCTGACGATGGACCCCGCCGACGTGGAGGAAGCCATCACCGACGACACCGCGGCGTTCATCGTCAACAGCCCCGCGAACCCGACCGGTGCGGTCCAGACCGAGGAGGACATGCGGGAGTTCGCCCGCATCGCCGACGAACACGACGTGCTGTGCATCTCCGACGAAGTGTACGAACACATCGTCTTCGAGGGCGACCACTACTCGCCGATGGAGTTCGCCGAGTCGGACAACGTGGTCGTGGTCAACGCCTGCTCGAAGACCTATTCGATGACCGGGTGGCGTCTCGGGTGGGTCGCCGGAAGCGAGCGCCGAATCGAGCGCATGCTCCGGGTGCATCAGTACGTCCAAGCCTGCGCCTCCGCCCCGGCGCAGTTCGCCGCCGAGGCCGCCCTCTCCGGCCCGCAGAACGCCGTGGACGAGATGGTGTCTGCATTCGAGGAGCGCCGGGACGTCCTCCTCGATGGCTTCGCCGACATGGGACTGGACTGCCCGACGCCGAAGGGCGCGTTCTACGCCATGCCCAACGTTCCCGAGGGCTGGACCGACGAAGTGCTTGACCGCGGCGTCGTGGTCGTGCCCGGCGAGGCGTTCGGCGACCACGGCGAGGGCTACGCCCGCATCTCCTACGCGACCGACATGGAGTCGCTGAAGGAAGCCATCGAGATTATGCGTGAGGCGACGAACGCGGTTCGATAA
- a CDS encoding CBS domain-containing protein: MELPTPQDIRERRNELGLTQSELADRAGVSQPLIARIEGGDVDPRLSTLREIVDALDESEGDIVRAGDLMHEDVASVGPDQSVSEAVSKMQDEGFSQLPVIKDGVPVGSISFEDLMSVGEDARDQPVSEFMGESFPTKSRTATLDELSTDLGHNKAVIVTERGNTVGIITEADIAARLS; the protein is encoded by the coding sequence ATGGAACTACCGACGCCCCAAGACATCCGGGAGCGCCGGAACGAACTCGGGCTAACGCAGAGCGAGTTGGCCGACCGGGCGGGCGTCTCGCAACCGCTCATCGCTCGCATCGAAGGCGGCGACGTGGACCCGCGACTCTCGACGCTTCGGGAAATCGTGGACGCGCTGGACGAGTCGGAGGGCGACATCGTTCGCGCTGGCGACCTGATGCACGAGGACGTCGCCAGCGTCGGCCCCGACCAGTCGGTCAGCGAGGCCGTTTCGAAGATGCAGGACGAGGGCTTCTCCCAACTGCCCGTCATCAAAGACGGCGTGCCCGTCGGCTCTATCAGCTTCGAGGACCTGATGAGCGTCGGCGAGGACGCCCGCGACCAACCGGTCAGCGAGTTCATGGGCGAGAGCTTCCCCACCAAATCCCGGACCGCGACCTTGGACGAGTTGAGTACCGACCTCGGCCACAACAAGGCCGTTATCGTCACCGAGCGCGGGAACACGGTCGGAATTATTACGGAAGCGGACATCGCGGCGCGACTGTCCTAA
- a CDS encoding DUF555 domain-containing protein, producing the protein MSNYLVAMEAAWLVRDVEDIDDAIGVAVSEAGKRLNDREMDYVEVEVGATTCPACAEPFDSAFIAAGTALVGLLLEMKVFNADSEEHAQRIAKSEVGGALRDVPLEVVETIEYEEDEDIELGGSE; encoded by the coding sequence ATGAGCAACTATCTCGTTGCGATGGAGGCGGCTTGGTTGGTACGCGACGTAGAGGACATCGACGACGCCATCGGCGTCGCGGTCAGTGAGGCCGGCAAACGGCTGAACGACCGCGAGATGGACTACGTGGAGGTCGAAGTGGGCGCGACGACGTGCCCCGCCTGCGCGGAACCGTTCGACTCGGCGTTCATCGCGGCCGGAACCGCCCTCGTGGGCCTCCTGCTGGAGATGAAGGTCTTCAACGCCGACAGCGAGGAGCACGCCCAGCGCATCGCCAAGAGCGAGGTCGGCGGCGCGCTCCGCGACGTGCCCCTCGAAGTCGTGGAGACAATCGAGTACGAGGAGGACGAAGACATCGAACTCGGCGGTAGCGAGTAG
- the psmB gene encoding archaeal proteasome endopeptidase complex subunit beta — MQGSEFSQNVSRLEPDTNPYEPELGSLPDRSVDTEDIQELKTGTTTIGLTTADGVVMVTDKRASLGNMVSSKTAQKVEQIHPSAALTISGSVSAAQSLIRTLEVENNLYDTRRGEVMSMQALSTLTSNLLRSGGFLITVPVLGGVDDEGSHIYSYDALGGVTEETYSVSGSGSQFALGVLEQDYHEDLSLEEGREVAIRALKSAVERDTASGNGMWLAEITEDGAEISDYEDYDAPL; from the coding sequence ATGCAAGGTTCCGAGTTCTCCCAGAACGTCTCGCGTCTCGAACCCGACACGAATCCCTACGAGCCGGAACTCGGCTCGCTTCCGGACCGGTCGGTCGATACCGAGGACATCCAAGAGCTGAAGACCGGTACCACGACCATCGGTCTGACCACCGCCGACGGCGTCGTGATGGTCACGGACAAGCGCGCTAGCCTCGGCAACATGGTTTCGTCCAAGACCGCCCAGAAGGTCGAGCAGATTCACCCGAGCGCCGCGCTCACCATTTCTGGCTCCGTCTCGGCGGCCCAGTCGCTCATCCGGACGCTGGAAGTCGAGAACAACCTCTACGACACCCGGCGGGGCGAGGTCATGAGCATGCAGGCACTCTCGACGCTGACGAGCAACCTCCTGCGCTCGGGCGGGTTCCTCATCACGGTGCCGGTTCTCGGCGGCGTGGACGACGAGGGAAGCCACATCTACTCCTACGACGCGCTCGGCGGCGTGACCGAGGAGACCTACAGCGTCTCCGGGTCTGGCTCCCAGTTCGCCCTCGGTGTCCTCGAACAGGACTACCACGAGGACCTCAGCCTCGAGGAGGGCCGCGAAGTCGCCATCCGCGCCCTCAAGAGCGCAGTCGAGCGTGACACCGCCTCCGGGAACGGCATGTGGCTCGCCGAAATCACCGAGGACGGTGCCGAGATTTCGGACTACGAGGACTACGACGCCCCGCTGTAA
- the ligA gene encoding ATP-dependent DNA ligase LigA, with amino-acid sequence MNFGEFADTAAEIEELSADTEIAERVTTLFEQADSDLLVLARFVQGRVFPAWSSRTLDIGPNYCYEAIARAAGTNVSADDVEEKLAEVGDIGEVAASYDFGGQQGLGAFGGGSGAGGDLTVAEVADELDALADAEGSGSQDKKIDILFGLFNRADGDEARYLARLVLSEMRIGVGEGTVRDATAQAFDVPVESVERALQVSNDYGEVARVARDEGEDGLDSMDLELGRPVQAMLAQAGTVGDALDDWDGAAVEIKYDGARVQIHHDPAGLDWAASDETGANDSEPRETAVFSRNMEDVTDALPEVVEHVEQHLNAPAILDGEVVATDDGNPLPFQEVLRRFRRKHDVERAREEVELDLFAFDCLHADGRDLLRTPLPERHERLEDVLDAGVSELQISDDPEEIADIETQALESGHEGIMLKNPDSDYSPGRRGKNWLKRKPDVETLDLVVTGAEWGEGRRASFLGTFLLSARADDAGDEFETLGKVATGITDEKLADLTDLLEPHVRTEDGQQVEIAPEVVFEVGYEEIQESPTYSSGYALRFPRFVSVRDDKTPESADSLERVERLADEQ; translated from the coding sequence ATGAATTTCGGGGAGTTCGCCGACACAGCGGCCGAAATCGAGGAGTTGAGCGCCGACACCGAAATCGCAGAGCGAGTGACGACGCTTTTCGAGCAGGCCGACAGCGACCTCCTCGTGCTGGCCCGGTTCGTGCAGGGCCGCGTCTTTCCGGCGTGGTCGTCCCGAACCCTCGACATCGGGCCGAACTACTGCTACGAGGCCATCGCCAGAGCGGCCGGGACCAACGTCTCGGCCGACGACGTAGAGGAGAAACTGGCCGAGGTGGGCGACATCGGCGAGGTCGCCGCGAGTTACGACTTCGGCGGCCAGCAGGGCCTCGGCGCGTTCGGCGGTGGGTCGGGCGCAGGTGGGGACCTCACGGTCGCAGAAGTCGCCGACGAACTCGACGCGCTCGCGGACGCCGAGGGGTCGGGCAGTCAGGACAAGAAGATAGACATCCTGTTCGGCCTGTTCAACCGCGCCGACGGCGACGAGGCCCGGTATCTGGCCCGCCTCGTCCTCTCGGAGATGCGCATCGGCGTCGGCGAGGGCACCGTCCGGGACGCGACAGCGCAGGCCTTCGACGTGCCGGTCGAGTCGGTCGAGCGCGCCCTGCAGGTCTCGAACGACTACGGCGAAGTCGCCCGCGTGGCCCGCGACGAGGGCGAGGACGGCCTCGATTCGATGGACCTCGAACTCGGTCGTCCAGTCCAAGCGATGCTCGCGCAGGCCGGGACCGTCGGCGACGCGCTGGACGACTGGGACGGGGCCGCCGTAGAAATCAAGTACGACGGCGCGCGCGTCCAGATTCACCACGACCCCGCGGGCCTCGACTGGGCCGCCAGCGACGAAACCGGCGCGAACGACTCCGAACCGCGCGAGACCGCCGTCTTCTCCCGGAACATGGAGGACGTGACCGACGCGCTCCCCGAAGTCGTGGAACACGTCGAACAGCATCTGAACGCACCGGCGATTCTCGACGGCGAAGTCGTGGCCACCGACGACGGGAATCCCCTGCCCTTCCAAGAGGTCCTGCGGCGCTTCCGCCGGAAACACGACGTGGAGCGCGCCCGCGAGGAGGTCGAACTCGACCTGTTCGCCTTCGATTGTCTCCACGCTGACGGGCGGGACCTCCTCCGGACGCCCCTGCCAGAGCGCCACGAGAGACTCGAGGACGTTCTCGACGCTGGAGTCTCCGAACTCCAGATTTCGGACGACCCCGAGGAAATCGCCGACATCGAGACCCAAGCCCTCGAATCGGGCCACGAGGGTATCATGCTCAAGAATCCCGACTCGGACTACTCGCCGGGTCGCCGGGGGAAGAACTGGCTCAAGCGCAAACCCGACGTAGAGACGCTGGATTTGGTCGTCACGGGTGCCGAGTGGGGCGAGGGCAGGCGGGCGAGCTTTCTGGGGACCTTCCTGCTGTCTGCCCGCGCTGACGACGCTGGCGACGAGTTCGAGACTCTCGGCAAGGTCGCCACCGGCATCACCGACGAGAAACTGGCCGACCTGACCGACCTGCTGGAACCCCACGTCAGGACCGAGGACGGCCAGCAGGTCGAAATCGCCCCGGAGGTCGTCTTCGAGGTGGGCTACGAGGAGATTCAGGAGTCGCCGACCTACTCGTCCGGCTACGCCCTGCGCTTCCCGCGGTTCGTGAGCGTTCGGGACGACAAGACCCCCGAGAGCGCCGACTCGCTGGAGCGCGTCGAACGACTGGCCGACGAGCAGTAA
- a CDS encoding class I SAM-dependent methyltransferase, producing MNSDEVRERWAERSGEYSPTYYAHYGPDETSDMILDLLDSLVGSDAAVLELGCSSGRHLAHLHDHGYDDIHGVEINDEAFDVMADAYPDLADAGTFYNDAIEEVAEEFDANRFDAVFSVETLQHIHPDDEAVFGELARITGDLLVTVENEDRDGNRERGDDGERDEASPASADDAESTEAAARRGVNYVREEVPLYYRDWNRIFTELGFEEAECQPTKRDTLRAFRRED from the coding sequence GTGAATTCTGACGAAGTACGGGAACGGTGGGCAGAGCGCTCGGGAGAGTACTCGCCGACCTACTACGCCCACTACGGTCCCGACGAGACGAGCGACATGATTCTGGACCTCCTCGACTCGCTCGTCGGGTCGGACGCGGCCGTGCTGGAGCTGGGGTGCAGTTCGGGCCGCCACCTCGCGCACCTCCACGACCACGGCTACGACGACATCCACGGCGTCGAAATCAACGACGAGGCATTCGACGTGATGGCCGACGCCTACCCCGACCTCGCCGACGCCGGCACCTTCTACAACGACGCCATCGAGGAGGTCGCCGAGGAGTTCGACGCCAATCGCTTCGACGCCGTCTTCTCGGTCGAAACCCTTCAGCACATCCACCCCGACGACGAGGCGGTCTTCGGCGAGTTGGCCCGGATTACCGGCGACCTCCTCGTGACGGTCGAGAACGAGGACCGCGACGGGAATCGGGAGCGGGGAGACGACGGCGAACGCGACGAAGCGTCGCCGGCGAGCGCAGACGACGCCGAAAGCACCGAGGCCGCGGCCCGGCGAGGAGTCAACTACGTCCGCGAGGAGGTCCCGCTCTACTACCGCGACTGGAACCGCATCTTCACCGAACTCGGGTTCGAGGAGGCCGAGTGCCAGCCGACCAAGCGCGACACCCTCCGGGCGTTCCGCCGAGAGGACTGA
- a CDS encoding MBL fold metallo-hydrolase, giving the protein MTIRHDGLRATWLGYAGLRLEASEGTVVYIDPGRYGTLTGEWRPDSSDVGHPPARDYRPEDGDLILVTHDHHYDSDAIRRVAGDDATVVVYEAVYPPKIDRDVEELRDLPYETVRLGDAEDELFGEAIVRSVAGYNRPDGPRTDAGGEPYHPEGFGVGYHVTLPGKGGEDVSVFYPGDSDALDGHAELDVSLFCPPIGGAFTMDRHDAAALAEEMDPDLVLPVHYNTFEAIESDSGAFAGDVAKRGVPVVLDE; this is encoded by the coding sequence ATGACGATTCGACACGATGGACTCCGCGCGACGTGGCTCGGCTACGCCGGCCTGCGCCTCGAAGCGTCCGAGGGCACCGTGGTCTACATCGACCCCGGCCGGTACGGCACCCTGACCGGCGAGTGGCGACCCGACAGTTCGGACGTGGGACATCCTCCGGCCCGCGACTACCGCCCCGAGGACGGCGACCTGATTCTCGTGACTCACGACCACCACTACGATTCCGACGCTATCCGGCGCGTGGCGGGCGACGACGCGACTGTCGTGGTCTACGAGGCAGTCTACCCGCCGAAAATCGACCGCGACGTGGAGGAGTTGCGGGACCTGCCCTACGAGACGGTCCGACTCGGTGACGCCGAGGACGAACTGTTCGGCGAGGCCATCGTCCGGTCGGTGGCGGGGTACAACCGCCCCGACGGTCCGCGGACCGACGCCGGCGGCGAACCCTACCACCCCGAGGGCTTCGGCGTGGGCTACCACGTCACGCTCCCCGGCAAGGGCGGCGAAGACGTGTCGGTGTTCTACCCCGGCGACTCCGACGCGCTCGACGGCCACGCCGAACTCGACGTGTCGCTGTTCTGCCCGCCCATCGGTGGGGCGTTCACGATGGATCGCCACGACGCCGCGGCCCTCGCCGAGGAGATGGACCCGGACCTCGTGCTCCCGGTCCACTACAACACCTTCGAGGCCATCGAGTCCGATTCGGGCGCGTTCGCTGGCGACGTGGCCAAGCGCGGCGTCCCGGTCGTGCTGGACGAGTAG
- a CDS encoding TOBE domain-containing protein: protein MALSARNRLSGTVKSLDTQGLMAEVVVETDGGQEITAVITSSSAERLGLAEGEEVDAVVKATEVMIENA, encoded by the coding sequence ATGGCACTCAGCGCACGCAATCGACTCTCGGGAACGGTGAAATCGCTCGATACGCAGGGTCTGATGGCCGAAGTCGTCGTAGAGACCGATGGCGGGCAGGAGATTACGGCGGTCATCACCAGCAGTTCGGCGGAGAGACTCGGATTGGCGGAGGGCGAGGAGGTCGATGCGGTGGTCAAGGCGACCGAGGTGATGATAGAGAACGCGTAG